ccgaatggactgaaatctttgaccccggaaactCAAAACTGAAACAGATCCAAACTAAACCCggatgggtatccgaacgcccacccctaattcacaatctatttttttcctttaaaaacagagcaaacatataattaatatatatcatctttcaattattatttttatttgaaaaatataaataatgtttaaattttgttttatgattatttgagacaaacaatatttttagataattagattagctcatttttcgtatatttttaaagttgacCCAAATTAATAGTTTCTcgtaatataatagattttcaattttaataacataaattcattcttttcttatattgatatatatgtttccaaacaatattatcttatttttatactgctattcatgttttcaaataaacatCTTTTTTTAACTGCTATCcgagtttccaaacaaattttttaaaaaaattgttatccatgtttccaaacaaacataatttgtagttcagttttaataatataaatataatattttgttttaaataaatcttTCCAAATACTAGGGCTGGATAAAAAGACcgaatctgaagaaccgaaccgaatccgatccgaaaaagtaatatcaaacccgaaccgaaattgataaaaaatccgaacgggttcaaatttttggtatttaaagaaccgaacccgaacccgatccaaaccaaaatatttcgggtacccgaatgtatctaatatagataaatatacctatatatattaactaattttagatttaatgtatattaaaaggcatccaaaaatatatgatacctttaaattatccaaaatacttgaaaaatatatacaaatagtcaaaagtgcATGTCTAAATAGTTACAGTATACTTAAAAcactaataatatttaaatatatattgattatcattccaaatattcaaattaaactaatttatatgttaagttttggtatttttgacacatgttattcaaatttatatgtaatatattattttgtttatagattttgtaaagtctaaagtatataatgaatttatttttatttaaataatttaaatggattattaCATaaatgtacttcaattttaatagattagataagtTTAGGAGCCAACAATTGACATAAATTGTCATCCAtcaataaaaaagtaaaatatatgttttcataaatataaattagaaataaaatgaaaatttggtaTGTATCTACAAGTTTTAAAGAAAATGTTTAATTATAAttgtaagattttaaaataattaatagaaaataaaagtCAATAGAAATAAGTactaaataataacaaatagtACAACAAAAAGATATTATGCAATATAAACTCCATAAAACTTTGTAATTATCTTAagtaaaataatctaaaataatctgtagaaaagttatttaaaaaaaacgcAGTTGctataataaaactatttttaaatacacaaacctctaacaataaaaaaaacaatacatattatatctttttttccttttgtccATTAAACAAGTTTAAAGGAAATTAGAGTTTCGTAAATTAGATCTGAGCCAAAAACTAgggtttttgtgattttttccTCTGATACTGGTGCCGGTAGTTGATCCATGAGTACACTACTCCCCGAAGACGTTATTATTGACATCTTAGCGCGTGTACCAAGATGTAACTATCCAAGACTCTCCCTCGTTTGCAAGCACTTCCGGTCACTTATTGCATCGCCTAATCTCTTCGCTGTACGATCATTGTTGGGATGCACGGAACTCTGTCTCTATGTTCTCCTTCACAACAGAGAAACAGGCGTAGATCAATGTTGGTCTATTCTCCGCCAGAAAACCAAAGACAATCCCCGCTTGGTCCGTATCCCTTCGCTTCCTGTTGCGCTACACTATGCCGCAGTGGGCTCGAAGATATACGCGTTTGATTGGACTAACGATGACAGTGTGACAACAAATGTGTTAAGCATCGACCTTAGATATCACACGGTGCAACCTCTCCCGAGCATTGACGCGAGCGTGTATACTACAGTCGCTGACGTCATCAGTGGGAAAATCTACGTACTTGGATATCGTAACACTAGCTCGAATAAGCTGATGGTGGTGTTAAATACAGAAACAGAAACGTGGGAGCTTGTGAGGACAATGGCAGACACGAGGGGTTATTACACGTGGTCATCTAGTTTTGTGATGATGGATGGTAAGATGTATATGTTAAGTCCTGATGGCATCTATGTTTATGACCCGAAAGAAAGTAGATGGGAAACGGATCACGAGAAGCTGGAGTTCTGGGTGAATAAAGGGTGCGTCCTTGATGATGTGTTTTACTGCTATGATTTTTATGTGAACTCTTTAAGAACGTATGATCCAAAGCAAAGGCGCTGGGGAGTGGTGAAAGGTGTGGAACAACTGTTGGCTGAGACGAAATCATGCTCACACTTTTCATGGACTGAAATAGTGGGTTACGGTCGAAAGCtagctttgtttttttctaaagaagAAGTGACAAGAGGGAGATGGGGTGCGGAGATTTCACTGGAAAGACAAGAGATATGGTGAGCATTACACGTGTCCTCCTAGTTCTGTGATGATGGATGGTAAGATGTATATGAGATATCCTGATGGCAGCTATGTTTATGACCCAAAGGAAAGTAGATGGGAAACGAACGAGAAGCTGAATTTATGGGTGAACGGGTGCGTCCTTGATGATGTGTTGTACTTCTATGATTTTTATGTGAACTCTTTAAGAACGTATGATCCAAAGCAAAGGCGCTGGGGAGTGGTGAAAGGTGTGGAACAACTGTATGCTGAGACGAAAACATACTGTTCATGGACTGGCATAGTGGGTCACGGTCGAAAGCtagctttgtttttttctagaGAAGAAGTGAGAAGAGGGAGATGGGGTGCGGAGATTTCACTGGAAAGACAAGAGATATGGTGTGCGGAGATTTCACTGGAAAGACAAGAAGATGGAGAAGGGATTTGTGGTAGAGTTGAGTGGTGTAATCAGGTTATGGTTGCTGGAAATTTTATCGGTAGCAAATGTGTTGCTGTTATGGTTTGATTCATGAACTCTCAtgtttgtatattttctttgttaaaaaaatgcTACATTTGGTTCTCTGTttcagtttttgttttgaaatattcattttatGTAACTGATTTAGCagaatttttattattcttgCGTTAATGGTTTCTGAAATCTTATTTCATTGCCATCATggagaaatatattttgaaattttgagtcTTTCTGTATAGTAGTAGGATCGGAAACATGTACTTGGAAGGTGTGTTAATGTTTGTTATAGTATCCAAAGTGAAGTAGAGCCTCCACCAttaaatctctccaatctcgaTTTCCTAGGTAATTTTAcattactaggtgttttcctgcaccatgtgcagtaaatttttttttaaaatattttctaacagataaacataaattatatttatatctttattaatattataattttttttaaaatattttctaacagataaacataaattatatttatatctttattaatattataatttttttcttattaaatattttaatataaatttgatttaactgaacattaaattaagataaaaacaattttgtttatttgaaatatatttaagaatgtgcatgtatatatttaaaattataatcttaggtagattttttctatctatttattttaattaaatatattacataaatatgtaaaattttcataattgtcaaaaattaaaattaaactatatttaaaaaatctgtagatatatatataagaaactaatgattttacgatttaattttgattttatgatttaatttttataattttctaaaaaatatgtatatattttgaaatatttttaatttaaatgaatttcaaaatttgaaatgtcataattgaatatattattttaatgatgatttatgagttattaccatatttttaaaaagtccaaaatataaatcgacaataaatgtattatgtaatacatgagttattaccatatttaaaaagtttaccaaaaagataaattaatattaatatataattttccgtgtcatattaatctataagacatatcaattttagtagtcatgccATATtacttttgtgaaaatgattgtagaatACATGTGGtaaaaatcacttctcaaatataatctaggggatgaaaatttcataattgtcaaaaattaaaataaaatatttataaaattgtagatatatataagaaactaatgattttacgatttaatttgattttatgatttaatttttgtaattttctaaaaatatgtatgtattttgaaatatttttaattaaaatgatatttcgaaatttgaaatgtcataattgaatatatttattttaatgatgatttatgagttattatcatatttttaaaaagtccaaaaatataaatcgaaaacaaatgtaatatatgagttattaccatattttaaaaagtttaccaaaaatataaattaacattaagtataattttccatgtcatattaaccTATAAGACAtgttatcaattttattagccatgtcatattattttttgtgagaatgattgtagagaagacatgtggcaaaaattgtccatgtcatattaatctataagacatgtcatcaattttagtagccatgtcatattatttttgtgagaatgattgtagagaagacatgtggcaaaatcacttctcaaatatagtctaggggattttaatttttttttcgtttgacttttcttttttctacaaaaaaaaaataaaaaataatacccgaACCTATCGCGGGCCGACACCTGTCATGGGACTCGCGGAACAGTTAAGAATCGAGTTCATCCCACTGAACTCCCAAGTCTCAGGTTCACCAGCAAATgcatattatattgttttttttttggaaacgtGTGAACCTCCCCCCCACAATCCttcaatggagatgctctaagacgGTCCAATACTAGTTAGTAtaagaacaagatcagtctaACCGAGGAAACATCTACTTGGTAAGGTGTGTTAACTATTGTATCTGATAAAGTAGATAGATTGGTCTGATTGGTAATGGGTGTAGCTTCAAAATTATTACCGTAGAAAAAATCTATAGACTTTTTGCTAGCTTTAGATTTTATTTCTGCAAAATTTTATGGAAAGCACTAAAAAATTGTCTTGGATATTTGGTACTAGAGAACACTTATACAACTGTAGATTATGTTAAAAGCtgtggttttaaaaaataaattaaagctTGATTATTCTAATTTTggtgttttataaataaacgaGGATGTGGGAATCACTACAGCAACTACCAATTACAGTATTACACCATACTAAAGAGTggtctttctttcttcttattttttcttcaaacaGATACCAGTTCTAATACTAAAGGTTGATGATACTTATTCACACAGCCTTGCTAGCAATAAACATGGCAATGTATCTAAACACCATGTTGTTTTTAcactatttatttaaaacatgGCGTTGTTTAATTTTTCGGAAACCGGCAAATAGTTAAAATCAGAAAATCGCCGAAGCTTTCTTTTATCCGCGCTGCAGTtctagaaagaaagaaagaaagaaagaggcCACACAGCTTTTCTTCATATGGCAGCAGTCTCGTTTCTACGATACTCAGTTCCTTTGCGGGTCTTCTCGTATCCGACCCGACTCATCCGGGTCACACCCGCTTTCGCACGATTCTCTTCCTCCGCCGCGTCTACTTCCTCCGACCATTTCCTCCCCGATAAATGGGAATCGTATCGGAAGAAGAAAGTCGTCATCCGAATCGGGTACGTGGGCACCAATTACAGAGGCTTGCAGATTCAAAGAGACGACCCTTCTCTCAAAAGTAATAAAAAGTCTCAACTCTTTATCTCTCAGACACTGAACCTAAGCTCaaactaacttttaaaattcttttggtttatttattttttaaagaaaattgttatttaacacatgtaacaatcttgaatatataattgatatgtATCGTGATcttgttaattattaataataactttgtaattattttgaaattatgtattttatttgaCCTTGAAAATAAGGTTCTTTATAAAATGAATACCACAACTTTAGTAAACTTATAATAATACTTTTTATAGGTCTCTTtggattaatatttttaacaggaaaaatactattaaatatttataagaaaaatatttttgtaaatattttaatttgcaGCGAAACTTatctttgaaaataatattttgtatgttgtAATTATCCTAAATccactttaaaaaaaagaatactttattaataattgtttatatagaaatatagtttttttcttttcagttttgtttttctgttttacgacttaaaaaactatttaaattttcttggttttaagtttaaaacaaaaattgttatttaacacatataataaacttaaatatatacttaCCATGTGTCATGATTATGCTTATTAGAACCTTTGGGTacgaaattttatataacaaaaagctctccttgtatttatttttgttactaacaatttttcatattaaatcAATGTTTACTGATTTTGTAATTATCTTAAatccatatattttattttgacctTGAAAATAAGGttctataaaaaaaagatactaataattaaaataaattataggttttataaatttttaactcaatatttttttatttaacttaaatgatttttttactgttctctttgatttaatatttttagcaTGAAAAATACTATTGAATATTTATAAGACTATTTTAGTTTGTAACGAAATTAtcgtacaatttttttttgtatctttaTAATTATCCTAAACCCACGTTTGAAAAAACAATactgtaaataaattattatttatattgagaatattttttctttatagtttttttgtttaagatttttttttaaaaggcaactaagtttttaaactattttgggcttaaaaggaaaattgttatttaaaacattgttatatctaaatatataattttcatgtGTCGTGATCTTGAAAACTTTGAAGAATCAAgatttatataataagtttataaaaaaaataaaaataattttaattgtaacaaaattatCTTACAACATTTTATGtatcttataattattttaaacacacgttttaaaaagatttattacataattatttatatggaaatatttttttctttacagttttttgtttaagactttttgaaaaagtaaaactaacttttaaaactcttttggtttattttcttttttaaaaattgttattttaacatatgtcacaatcctaaatatataattgacatGTGTCGCGATCTTGTTACTTAATAACTTTGAagatcaagctttatataataagatatatataaataaaatattttggatattttttatataataaatctaagtattataaatatatttaagtagccttaaaattatttttaaatacacaaACCAATAACaacatatcatttatttttattttcttctttttgagcCCATTTAACAGGTTATATATAGTAAGAAAATTAGAGTTTTGTCATTAGATTTGAGCCAAAAACTAGGGTTTTTGTGGTTTTCGCTGTGGTATTGGACGATAGTTGATCCATGACTACACCACTTCCCGAAGACATTATCATTGACATCTTAGCTCGTGTACCAAGATGTAACTATCCAAAACTTTCCCTCGTTTGCAAGCACTTCCGGTCACTTATTGCATCGCCTAATCTCTTCGCTGTACGATCATTGTTGGGATGCACGGAACTCTGTCTCTATGTTCTCCTTTACAACAGAGAAACAGACGGAGATAATGGCTGGTATATTCTCcgacaaaaaaacaaagataataCCCGCTTGGTCCGTATCCCTTCGCTTCCTGTTGCGCAACACTATGCCGCAATGGGCTCGAAGATATACGTGTTTGATAGGACTAAAGATGACGGTGTGACTACTACAAATGTGTTAAGCATCGACTGTAGATATCACACGGTGCAACCTCTCCCGAGCATTGACGCGAGCGTGTATACTACAGTCGCTGACGTCATCAGTGGGAAAATCTACGTACTTGGATATCGTAACACTAGCTCGAATAAGCTGATGGTGGTGTTAAATACAGAAACAGAAACGTGGGAGCTTGTGAGGACAATGGCAGACACGAGGGGTTATTACACGTGGTCATCTAGTTTTGTGATGATGGATGGTAAGATGTATATGTTAAGTCCTGATGGCATCTATGTTTATGACCCGAAAGAAAGTAGATGGGAAACGGATCACGAGAAGCTGGAGTTCTGGGTGAATAAAGGGTGCGTCCTTGATGATGTGTTTTACTGCTATGATTTTTATGTGAACTCTTTAAGAACGTATGATCCAAAGCAAAGGCGCTGGGGAGTGGTGAAAGGTGTGGAACAACTGTTGGCTGAGACGAAATCATGCTCACACTTTTCATGGACTGAAATAGTGGGTCACGGTCGAAAGCtagctttgtttttttctaaagaagAAGTGACAAGAGGGAGATGGGGTGCGGAGATTTCACTGGAAAGACAAGAGATATGGTGTGCGGAGATTTCACTGGAAAGACAAGAAAATGGAGAAAGGATTTGGGGTAAAGTTGAGTGGTGTGATCAGGTTATGGCTGCTGGACATTTTGTCGGTAGCAAATGTGTTGCTGTTATGGTTTGATTCATGAACTCTCAtgtttgtatattattttcttagttaaaataatGCTACATTTGGTTCTGTGTttcagtttttgttttgaatattcGTTTTGTGCAACTGATTCaggaaattttttattattcttgtTTTATGGTTTCTGAAATCTTATTTCATTGCTATCCTGGAGaaagatatttagaaattttgagTCTTATTTTATAGTAGTAGGATCGGAAACATGTACTTGGAAGGTGTGTTAATGTTTGTGATATTATTCAAAGTGAATAAGACGGTCCAATGCTAGTAGTCtaagaacaagatcagtctaACCAAGGAAACATATACTTGGTAAGGTGTATTAACTATTGTATCTGATaaagtagatatatatatatatatatactaaagagtggtctttttttttttttttcatcaaaggtaaatatattaaaatggcCGAAGCCCAAGAAATTACAAAGCCCACCACCCGGGACCAATACAACAGACTCAAATGGGTCTCCAACCCAATCTTGAGAAACCCTAGCGCTATGTGACATCGACCGAGGCCGCCGCGCAGATTGTACAGAGAGGATAGACGGACACGTGTAATCATCCTCATCGTCGAGGGAACACGTGTCGCACGGACCATCAAATCGCCACCGCTATTCTGTAACACCGGAGACACCTGTCTCGGTTCACCGGACACACCGGATCACCGCATCTCCTCACCTTTTTGGTCGCAAGCGTCTTCGATCTCAAGGGTGACCGCTTCCGGAGAGAACCAAACACCACGGCGAGATCTCATCCGCCATCAATCACCACAACACCCAAGAGAGAGCTTCGCATGCACCACATCAGTCCTTACCATCGAAGAGCATCTCCGTCCTCCGACGAGACTTCAAACCAACCAGAACGAAAAACTAGAAAACAgagacaaaaacataaaaaaactaaactctaaAAGCCTAGGGGCCGCAAATCGGCGAGATCAAGTTGTGAAAACCTTACATCCCCCATAAACAAAAAACCGACGTCGGCGGAACTGTAGAAGCTTCCCCGACTCGGCGACAAAAACCAGCGTCGACGGAGATGTGAGAGCCTCTGTCTCCCGGAGAAGGATCCCGAACTAAAAACATCTTCCCCACGCCATCAAACCCTCTACCGCGTCATCTCTCCAAGAAATCCGACCATAACGAACGGAAGTTATCCAGAGATCAAACAAGGCGGATATCGGGAGAGACGGTGAGGAGACAAAGAGCTGGTGGTTTTAACCGAATAAAGACAAAGAGTggtctttctttcttcttcttttttcttcaaatagATACCAATTCTAATACTAAAGGTGATGATGATACTTATTCACACAGCCTTGATAGCAATAAACATGGCTGCGTATCTGAACACCATGTTgttttatactatttatttaaaacGTGGCGTTGTTTAACTCTTCCAAAACGGCAAGCAGTTAAAATTAGAAAATCGCCGGAGCTTTTTATCTACGCTGCGGTTCTATAACGAAAGAAAGAGGCCACAGCTTTTCTTCATATGGCAGCAGTCTCATTCCTACGATACTCGGTTCCTTCGCGGGTCTTCTCGTATCCGACCCGACTCATCCGGGTCA
This sequence is a window from Raphanus sativus cultivar WK10039 unplaced genomic scaffold, ASM80110v3 Scaffold1444, whole genome shotgun sequence. Protein-coding genes within it:
- the LOC108846891 gene encoding F-box/kelch-repeat protein At4g38940-like; the encoded protein is MSTLLPEDVIIDILARVPRCNYPRLSLVCKHFRSLIASPNLFAVRSLLGCTELCLYVLLHNRETGVDQCWSILRQKTKDNPRLVRIPSLPVALHYAAVGSKIYAFDWTNDDSVTTNVLSIDLRYHTVQPLPSIDASVYTTVADVISGKIYVLGYRNTSSNKLMVVLNTETETWELVRTMADTRGYYTWSSSFVMMDGKMYMLSPDGIYVYDPKESRWETDHEKLEFWVNKGCVLDDVFYCYDFYVNSLRTYDPKQRRWGVVKGVEQLLAETKSCSHFSWTEIVGYGRKLALFFSKEEVTRGRWEIWCAEISLERQEDGEGICGRVEWCNQVMVAGNFIGSKCVAVMV
- the LOC130504235 gene encoding F-box/kelch-repeat protein At4g38940-like codes for the protein MTTPLPEDIIIDILARVPRCNYPKLSLVCKHFRSLIASPNLFAVRSLLGCTELCLYVLLYNRETDGDNGWYILRQKNKDNTRLVRIPSLPVAQHYAAMGSKIYVFDRTKDDGVTTTNVLSIDCRYHTVQPLPSIDASVYTTVADVISGKIYVLGYRNTSSNKLMVVLNTETETWELVRTMADTRGYYTWSSSFVMMDGKMYMLSPDGIYVYDPKESRWETDHEKLEFWVNKGCVLDDVFYCYDFYVNSLRTYDPKQRRWGVVKGVEQLLAETKSCSHFSWTEIVGHGRKLALFFSKEEVTRGRWGAEISLERQEIWCAEISLERQENGERIWGKVEWCDQVMAAGHFVGSKCVAVMV